One Aliidiomarina minuta genomic region harbors:
- the recJ gene encoding single-stranded-DNA-specific exonuclease RecJ, translated as MSIKRRPQVDDAHLPDSLPVTLRQVLARRGVGHQDELELGVKGLLHFSALTDLDKACLRIAKAIEEQQHICIVGDFDADGATSTALLMLALPEFGARRVSYLVPNRFNDGYGLTPKLVQAAAADDSQLIITVDNGIAAHQGVDTATELGIDVIVTDHHLQGAELPKAFAIVNPNRDDCSFASKNLAGVGVAFYLLLGLRAYYRQQGHSAAAVNVAQWLDLVALGTVADVVSLDYNNRILVQQGLARIKAGRCRPGILALLQQAGRDPKKLQATDLGFTVGPRINAAGRLDDIQIGIECLLSNDPVQVEQLAQRLDGLNRERRSTEQSMQQDAQQFLAELSFAEQQLPPVLTLHRDNWHQGVIGILAGRVKEQVYRPVIAFANADQGVVKGSARSVPGVHMRDLLERVYTLAPDTITAFGGHAMAAGLTVPRAQLAEFERVLQEVAQDWIDDSVLQQVLWSDGELSNDELCLNFAETLAHAGPWGQGFAEPLFDGLFRVIQQRIVGEKHLKLVLQPEHGGDTLDAIAFNVDTSVWPDHQCQQVHIAYKLQPNEFRGRVSLQMLVEYIKTA; from the coding sequence CTGAGTATAAAACGCCGTCCGCAGGTGGACGATGCCCATTTGCCGGACTCTTTACCCGTTACTTTGCGTCAGGTTCTGGCACGTCGTGGCGTTGGCCATCAGGATGAACTGGAACTGGGTGTCAAAGGCCTGCTGCATTTCTCCGCGCTGACTGACCTGGATAAAGCCTGCCTGCGAATTGCCAAAGCGATAGAAGAGCAACAGCATATCTGTATCGTCGGTGATTTTGATGCCGATGGCGCGACCAGTACGGCCTTATTGATGTTGGCACTCCCTGAGTTTGGCGCTCGCCGGGTAAGTTATCTGGTGCCTAACCGTTTTAACGATGGTTATGGTCTGACACCTAAGTTAGTGCAGGCTGCAGCTGCCGATGATAGCCAATTGATTATCACGGTAGACAACGGCATTGCTGCGCATCAGGGAGTCGATACGGCCACTGAGCTGGGCATTGATGTCATAGTTACCGACCATCATTTGCAAGGTGCTGAATTACCTAAGGCATTTGCCATCGTAAATCCCAACCGGGACGATTGCTCGTTCGCCAGTAAGAATCTGGCCGGAGTCGGTGTGGCTTTTTATTTGCTGCTGGGGTTACGTGCTTACTATCGCCAGCAAGGGCATAGCGCCGCAGCGGTTAACGTTGCCCAATGGCTCGATTTAGTGGCGTTGGGCACTGTCGCTGACGTTGTGTCCTTAGATTATAACAACCGAATATTAGTGCAGCAGGGGCTGGCACGTATTAAAGCCGGTCGCTGTCGTCCTGGTATTCTGGCTTTATTGCAACAGGCCGGGCGAGATCCGAAAAAGCTTCAGGCTACGGATTTAGGTTTTACGGTGGGGCCGCGCATTAATGCGGCGGGGCGTCTGGATGATATTCAGATTGGTATCGAATGTTTGCTGAGCAACGACCCCGTGCAGGTTGAACAGCTGGCACAGCGACTGGATGGATTAAACCGGGAGCGGCGCAGCACGGAGCAGAGCATGCAACAGGACGCTCAGCAGTTTCTGGCGGAGCTAAGTTTTGCAGAACAGCAGTTACCTCCCGTACTTACCCTGCATCGTGATAACTGGCATCAGGGCGTGATTGGCATCCTTGCGGGACGAGTAAAAGAACAGGTGTACCGGCCTGTGATCGCTTTTGCTAATGCCGATCAGGGTGTCGTAAAAGGCTCGGCGCGTTCTGTACCTGGTGTCCATATGCGGGATTTACTGGAACGGGTTTATACACTGGCTCCGGACACTATTACCGCTTTTGGCGGGCATGCGATGGCGGCAGGCTTAACCGTGCCGCGGGCTCAGTTGGCTGAGTTTGAACGGGTCCTGCAAGAAGTTGCTCAGGACTGGATAGATGACAGTGTATTACAGCAAGTATTGTGGAGTGATGGTGAGCTTAGCAATGATGAGCTATGTCTTAACTTTGCTGAAACTCTGGCCCATGCAGGGCCCTGGGGGCAGGGGTTTGCCGAACCTTTGTTCGATGGTCTTTTCCGGGTCATCCAGCAGCGTATCGTGGGTGAAAAACATTTAAAGCTGGTGTTGCAACCCGAGCATGGTGGCGACACTCTGGACGCCATTGCATTTAACGTAGACACTTCGGTTTGGCCAGACCATCAGTGCCAACAGGTGCATATAGCTTACAAATTACAGCCTAATGAATTTCGGGGGCGGGTGAGCCTGCAAATGCTGGTGGAGTATATAAAAACCGCCTGA
- the prfB gene encoding peptide chain release factor 2 (programmed frameshift): MLETNAIYNSIKDMKQRTGQLRGYLDFDVKVERLEEVERELEDPNVWNDQSKAQALGKERVALEQIVTTIRDLEQGLEDAEAFVAMAEEADDEATLSEAQGEIDNWLQALEKLEFRRMFSGANDANDCYIDLQSGSGGTEAQDWANIMLRMYLRWGEAHDMKSEIVELSEGDVAGIKSATIRFSGEYAFGQLRTETGVHRLVRKSPFDSGNRRHTSFASVFVYPEVDDDIDIEINPSDLRIDTYRASGAGGQHVNRTDSAVRITHEPTNTVVQCQSGRSQHKNKDQAMKQLKAKLYELELKKQNEERQALEESKSDIGWGSQIRSYVLDDSRIKDLRTGVETHNTQAVLDGDLDKFIEASLKSGL, from the exons ATGTTAGAAACTAATGCAATTTATAACAGTATTAAAGACATGAAGCAGCGCACTGGGCAGCTTAGGGGGTATCTT GACTTTGATGTCAAAGTTGAGCGCTTAGAAGAAGTCGAACGCGAGCTGGAAGACCCTAATGTATGGAATGATCAGAGTAAAGCACAGGCATTGGGCAAAGAAAGAGTAGCCCTGGAGCAGATAGTTACTACTATTCGTGATCTCGAGCAGGGTCTTGAGGACGCTGAGGCTTTTGTTGCTATGGCAGAAGAAGCTGATGACGAGGCAACCTTGTCCGAAGCTCAGGGTGAGATTGATAACTGGTTACAGGCGTTAGAAAAACTCGAATTCCGACGCATGTTTTCCGGCGCTAACGACGCCAACGATTGTTATATCGATTTACAATCGGGATCCGGTGGTACTGAGGCTCAGGACTGGGCCAATATTATGTTGCGTATGTATCTTCGCTGGGGCGAAGCGCATGACATGAAGAGCGAAATTGTAGAGCTTTCAGAAGGCGATGTGGCAGGTATTAAATCCGCTACTATCAGATTCAGTGGAGAGTACGCCTTTGGTCAGCTGCGTACTGAGACAGGAGTGCATCGTTTAGTGCGCAAGTCACCATTTGATTCAGGTAATCGTCGGCATACTTCGTTTGCTTCGGTATTTGTCTATCCGGAAGTGGATGATGATATCGATATTGAGATTAATCCATCGGATTTGCGAATTGACACCTACCGCGCATCTGGCGCTGGTGGTCAGCACGTAAACCGCACGGATTCGGCGGTACGTATTACACATGAACCCACCAATACTGTGGTGCAATGTCAGAGTGGCCGTTCCCAGCACAAGAATAAAGATCAGGCGATGAAACAGCTGAAAGCCAAGTTGTATGAACTGGAACTGAAAAAACAAAACGAAGAACGCCAGGCGTTGGAAGAAAGCAAGTCTGACATCGGCTGGGGTAGTCAAATACGCTCCTATGTACTGGATGATTCGCGCATTAAAGATTTGCGCACGGGTGTGGAAACTCATAACACCCAGGCCGTACTGGATGGCGATTTAGATAAATTTATTGAAGCAAGTTTGAAATCAGGCCTGTAA